In the Magnetospira sp. QH-2 genome, one interval contains:
- a CDS encoding site-2 protease family protein — protein MERILELAAIWTVPILLAVTLHEAAHGWVAWKLGDDTAKRLGRVTFNPIKHIDPFGTILLPAMMLYASSGQMMFGAAKPVPVHFGRLGSPRRDMILVALAGPVANILMAYAAALALHLAHFIPGQAATWVFLNLQSAVYINLLLCVFNLIPLPPLDGGRVAVGLLPAPLAYQLARLERFGIIILLLVIFVLPWVGRQVGLDLNFFWWLVMAPMDMLFDVIKILSFNGG, from the coding sequence ATGGAACGTATTCTTGAACTGGCGGCCATCTGGACCGTCCCCATTCTGCTCGCCGTGACGTTACACGAGGCGGCCCATGGCTGGGTTGCTTGGAAGTTGGGCGATGATACGGCCAAGCGGCTCGGCCGGGTGACCTTCAATCCGATCAAACATATTGATCCTTTCGGGACCATTTTGCTGCCCGCCATGATGCTTTATGCCAGCAGCGGACAGATGATGTTCGGTGCCGCCAAGCCCGTGCCGGTGCATTTCGGACGGCTGGGCAGCCCGCGCCGGGACATGATCCTGGTCGCTTTGGCCGGGCCGGTGGCCAATATTTTGATGGCCTATGCGGCCGCCCTGGCCTTGCATCTGGCCCATTTCATTCCCGGTCAGGCCGCGACCTGGGTGTTCTTGAATCTTCAGTCGGCGGTGTACATCAATCTATTGCTCTGCGTATTCAACCTTATTCCCTTGCCGCCGCTGGATGGGGGACGCGTCGCCGTGGGATTGTTGCCGGCCCCGCTCGCCTATCAATTGGCACGCTTGGAGCGGTTCGGGATTATCATTTTGTTGCTGGTGATTTTTGTCTTGCCCTGGGTTGGCAGGCAGGTGGGGCTCGACCTCAATTTCTTCTGGTGGCTTGTCATGGCCCCCATGGATATGCTCTTTGACGTGATCAAAATCCTGTCGTTCAACGGGGGCTGA
- a CDS encoding MurR/RpiR family transcriptional regulator: MNFQAVCQQIEKSYAGLSPQLKQAARYALDHPDDVALQSMRRLASMAGVHPSTMVRLVRELGMEGYTEFREPFRTRLRTAPGAYSRDARSLQQGTSVERLMQDVFDQGRSIPRELTNQLSHCADLLGQARHIYVAGVRSCFPVAFYFQYACRMFRDNVVLLDGQGGTFADDLRRIGPEDVVLAVSFQPYSRNVVRVVDFAISRKARVIALTDSPLSPLLPGDDVVPLVLRSATPSFFHSVVPAMAVIQGLVMMLIANGGDAALDGLEDSESQLDAFEAYWLDGDRRRGGLLS, encoded by the coding sequence ATGAATTTCCAGGCCGTCTGCCAGCAGATCGAAAAGTCCTATGCCGGATTGAGCCCGCAGCTCAAACAAGCGGCACGCTATGCGCTTGACCACCCTGATGATGTTGCTCTGCAGTCCATGCGCCGATTGGCCTCCATGGCCGGTGTGCACCCATCGACCATGGTCCGCCTGGTCCGGGAATTGGGCATGGAGGGCTATACCGAATTCCGCGAACCGTTCCGCACCCGCCTGCGCACCGCACCCGGCGCTTATTCCCGGGATGCCCGATCGTTGCAGCAAGGCACTTCGGTCGAACGTTTGATGCAAGACGTCTTTGATCAGGGACGGAGCATTCCCCGGGAACTGACCAATCAATTGTCCCACTGTGCCGACCTGTTGGGTCAGGCCCGTCATATCTATGTGGCCGGGGTGCGCAGTTGTTTTCCGGTGGCCTTCTACTTCCAGTACGCCTGCCGCATGTTTCGCGACAATGTGGTCTTGCTGGATGGTCAGGGCGGCACCTTTGCCGATGACCTCCGCCGCATTGGGCCCGAAGACGTGGTGCTGGCGGTCAGTTTTCAGCCCTATAGCCGGAACGTGGTGCGCGTGGTGGATTTCGCGATCAGCCGGAAGGCCCGGGTGATCGCTTTGACCGATAGCCCGTTATCACCCTTGCTGCCCGGCGACGATGTGGTGCCGCTTGTATTGCGTTCCGCCACGCCCTCGTTTTTCCATAGTGTGGTTCCGGCCATGGCGGTGATCCAGGGGCTGGTGATGATGCTGATCGCCAATGGCGGCGACGCGGCTCTCGATGGATTGGAAGATTCGGAGTCCCAGTTGGATGCTTTCGAGGCCTATTGGCTCGATGGGGACCGACGGCGCGGAGGATTGCTGTCTTGA
- a CDS encoding ScpA family protein, protein MAAEQDDFEDGEVRRAVEAPSVGDLVLDLEGFEGPLDVLLSLAREQKVDLIHISILALAEQYLGWITEMRRANLELAADYLVMAAWLAYLKSRLLLPAPPGEAEPSGEEMAAALQFQLQRLESMQEAGIRLMARPRLGEDFFARGMPEDISNEVTAVYDLTLYDILRAYADHKRREEMGGPLQIAPVELYSVEAALERLRQLMGDLVPDWQTLAKFLPEGLKDPLMRRSAMAATFVASLELAKEGQLELRQTETYGDIQLRRSRRAAMEAEEGSDD, encoded by the coding sequence GTGGCAGCGGAACAAGACGATTTCGAGGACGGAGAAGTCAGGCGGGCGGTGGAAGCTCCCTCCGTGGGCGACCTTGTGCTCGACCTGGAGGGCTTCGAGGGGCCGCTGGACGTGCTTTTGTCCCTGGCCCGGGAGCAAAAAGTCGACCTGATCCATATTTCCATTCTTGCCCTGGCTGAACAGTATTTGGGCTGGATTACCGAGATGCGCCGCGCCAATTTGGAGTTGGCGGCGGACTATCTGGTCATGGCAGCCTGGCTGGCCTATTTGAAATCCCGCCTGTTGCTGCCGGCGCCGCCCGGTGAAGCCGAACCGTCGGGCGAGGAAATGGCCGCCGCCTTGCAATTTCAATTGCAGCGCTTGGAATCCATGCAGGAAGCCGGGATACGGCTAATGGCCCGGCCCCGCTTGGGCGAGGACTTTTTTGCCCGCGGCATGCCGGAAGACATCTCCAACGAGGTCACGGCGGTCTATGACCTGACTCTCTATGATATTCTCCGGGCCTATGCGGACCATAAGCGACGCGAGGAAATGGGCGGGCCGTTGCAGATCGCGCCGGTGGAGCTCTATTCGGTGGAAGCGGCATTGGAACGTCTGCGCCAATTGATGGGCGATTTGGTGCCCGACTGGCAAACCCTGGCCAAATTCCTGCCCGAGGGGCTAAAAGACCCTTTGATGCGGCGCTCGGCCATGGCCGCGACCTTTGTTGCCAGCCTGGAACTGGCCAAGGAAGGGCAATTGGAATTACGGCAGACCGAGACCTATGGCGATATCCAACTGCGGCGCTCCCGCCGCGCGGCCATGGAAGCGGAGGAGGGGAGCGATGACTGA
- the tatB gene encoding Sec-independent protein translocase protein TatB, translated as MFDLGWQEMFLVAVLTLMVVGPKEIPKVLRTVSKLVKQGRSLVGDFRSSVGDVIREAELDEIKNQVTAAGHVDLKSSVENIIDPGGDVSGEFELDDKTRRAVAEMNGEDDDAEIGPDVDVAKAPEPEKAAPKKTEPEKTEADKA; from the coding sequence ATGTTTGATTTGGGCTGGCAGGAGATGTTCCTGGTCGCGGTGCTGACCCTTATGGTGGTCGGACCGAAGGAAATTCCAAAGGTTCTGCGGACGGTTTCGAAGCTGGTCAAACAAGGGCGGTCGCTGGTCGGTGACTTTCGGTCTTCCGTGGGCGATGTGATTCGCGAGGCGGAACTGGACGAAATCAAAAATCAGGTGACGGCCGCGGGTCATGTGGACCTGAAAAGCAGCGTCGAGAACATCATTGATCCCGGGGGCGATGTTTCCGGGGAGTTCGAACTGGACGATAAAACCCGGCGCGCCGTGGCCGAGATGAATGGCGAGGACGACGACGCGGAAATCGGGCCGGATGTAGATGTCGCCAAGGCACCTGAACCGGAAAAGGCCGCGCCTAAAAAGACCGAGCCCGAAAAGACCGAGGCGGACAAGGCATGA
- a CDS encoding twin-arginine translocase TatA/TatE family subunit, with the protein MGTFSIWHWLVVLAVVLILFGGKGKISALMGDLGKGLNSFKKGMKDEGAAAEADDPKAIENEQAEKVETTTTTDKDKTGA; encoded by the coding sequence ATGGGTACATTCAGTATATGGCACTGGTTGGTGGTGCTGGCCGTCGTCCTGATTCTTTTCGGCGGCAAGGGCAAGATCTCGGCGCTCATGGGCGACCTGGGTAAGGGCCTGAATTCCTTCAAAAAAGGCATGAAGGACGAGGGGGCTGCGGCGGAAGCCGACGACCCCAAGGCCATCGAGAACGAGCAAGCCGAGAAGGTCGAAACCACGACCACCACCGACAAGGACAAGACGGGCGCCTGA
- the tatC gene encoding twin-arginine translocase subunit TatC, protein MTVVEENKMPLMEHLIELRSRLLRSFIGLILLFFVCYYFAPQIYQFLVQPLADIVNAQGGSQRLIYTALHEAFFTYIKVGFFAAMFLGFPLFAAELWKFVAPGLYKHERKALLPFLVATPILFFIGGAMAYYLVFPMAWQFFLGFQMAGGDGAMAIELEAKVNEYLSLVMRLIFAFGLCFELPVVMTLLARVGMVTAKGMREKRKYAIVVAFVAAAILTPPDVISQIMLAVPTMILYEISILSAQLIEKKRDEGDDERAEDNPDHDPDEMPPEETDFNS, encoded by the coding sequence ATGACCGTGGTCGAAGAAAACAAAATGCCCTTGATGGAGCATCTGATCGAACTGCGCTCTCGATTGTTGCGCAGCTTCATCGGGCTTATTTTGCTGTTTTTCGTCTGCTACTACTTCGCGCCGCAGATTTATCAGTTCCTGGTGCAGCCCCTGGCCGATATCGTCAATGCGCAGGGCGGCTCCCAGCGGTTGATTTATACCGCCCTCCACGAGGCCTTTTTCACCTATATCAAAGTCGGCTTTTTCGCCGCCATGTTCCTAGGATTCCCGCTGTTTGCCGCCGAACTCTGGAAGTTCGTCGCGCCGGGGCTCTACAAGCACGAGCGCAAGGCGTTGCTGCCGTTTCTGGTTGCCACCCCGATCTTGTTCTTTATCGGTGGGGCCATGGCCTATTACTTGGTCTTTCCCATGGCCTGGCAGTTCTTTCTCGGTTTTCAGATGGCCGGGGGCGACGGCGCGATGGCCATCGAACTGGAAGCCAAGGTCAACGAGTACCTGTCTTTGGTGATGCGGCTGATTTTCGCCTTCGGGCTTTGTTTCGAGCTGCCGGTGGTGATGACCCTGTTGGCGCGGGTCGGCATGGTGACCGCCAAAGGCATGCGGGAAAAACGCAAGTACGCTATCGTCGTGGCGTTTGTCGCCGCCGCCATCCTGACGCCGCCCGACGTGATCAGCCAGATCATGTTGGCCGTGCCAACCATGATTCTCTATGAAATCTCCATCCTCTCGGCGCAGCTGATCGAAAAGAAACGGGACGAGGGGGACGACGAGAGGGCCGAGGATAATCCGGACCACGACCCGGACGAGATGCCGCCCGAGGAAACCGACTTCAACAGTTGA
- the scpB gene encoding SMC-Scp complex subunit ScpB has product MTESQQEYLRLLEAVLFASPEPLAEKSLAQRLPEEADLKTLLADLKDHYAGRGVRLVQAGKTWAFRTAPDLAGRLNMETEAVRKPSRAAVETLAIIAYHQPVTRAEIEEIRGVSLSKGTLDLLLEAGWIAPKGRRQTPGRPVTWGTTDAFLDHFGIERVGDLPGIEELKAAGLLDSRPSIQAYGERGALSEEDDTEPELDLPEPLDPESRD; this is encoded by the coding sequence ATGACTGAATCGCAACAGGAATATCTCCGGCTTTTGGAGGCCGTGCTTTTTGCGTCCCCCGAGCCGCTGGCCGAGAAATCCCTGGCCCAGCGCCTGCCCGAGGAAGCGGATCTCAAGACTCTCCTGGCGGATCTCAAGGACCACTATGCCGGTCGCGGCGTGCGGCTGGTACAGGCGGGCAAGACCTGGGCTTTCCGCACCGCGCCGGATTTGGCCGGACGGCTGAACATGGAAACCGAAGCCGTGCGCAAGCCATCCCGCGCGGCGGTGGAGACTCTGGCCATCATTGCCTATCACCAGCCGGTGACCCGGGCTGAGATCGAAGAGATTCGCGGGGTATCGTTGAGCAAGGGGACTTTGGACTTGTTGTTGGAAGCCGGTTGGATCGCGCCCAAGGGCCGTCGTCAGACGCCGGGACGACCGGTGACCTGGGGCACCACCGATGCTTTCCTGGACCATTTCGGCATTGAGCGGGTGGGCGATTTGCCGGGTATCGAGGAACTGAAAGCCGCCGGGTTGCTCGACAGCCGCCCCTCCATCCAGGCCTATGGGGAACGCGGTGCCTTGTCTGAAGAGGACGACACGGAGCCGGAACTGGATCTGCCGGAACCGTTGGACCCGGAGAGCCGGGACTGA